In the Kwoniella shivajii chromosome 2, complete sequence genome, one interval contains:
- a CDS encoding ubiquitin-conjugating enzyme E2 8 — translation MKLLMSDYHVTLVNNKMSEFFVKFHGPVETPFAKGVWKIHVELPEQFPYKSPSIGFMNKIFHPNIDEMSGSVCLDVINQTWSPMFELINIFEIFLPQLLRYPNPADPLNGEAAALLMRDPKAYAKKVESYVDRYATPEDADQAGEDDDEDEDEEGTTLRRRKPSISTNGNGHTNGDKKVNGTNGANGNGNGHDKEEDEDDMDDDEDDDSEDDNMSDMGELSDEDDIMGKMDD, via the exons ATGAAACT CCTCATGTCGGATTATCATGTTACATTAGTTAACAATAAGATGTCAGAATTCTTCGTTAAGTTTCATGGACCAGTAGAAA CACCTTTCGCAAAAGGAGTATGGAAGATTCACGTAGAATTACCAGAACAATTCCCTTACAAATCGCCTAGTATCGGCTTCATGAATAAAATCTTTCATCCTAACATCGATGAAAT GAGTGGAAGCGTATGTCTGGATGTGATAAACCAAACTTGGTCCCCTATGTTCG AACTCATCAATATCTTCGAAATCTTCCTTCCTCAACTACTTCGATATCCCAATCCAGCCGATCCACTCAATGGAGAAGCAGCAGCCTTACTCATGAGAGATCCTAAAGCATACGCtaagaaagttgaaagttACGTAGATAGATACGCTACACCTGAAGATGCCGATCaagctggagaagatgatgacgaggatgaagacgaagaaggtaCCACTTTACGGAGACGTAAACCGTCAATCAgtacaaatggaaatggacacACAAATGGAGATAAGAAGGTCAATGGCACCAATGGAGCGAATGGGAATGGCAATGGACatgacaaggaagaagatgaagatgatatggatgacgatgaagacgacgatagtgaagatgataataTGAGTGATATGGGTGAATtaagtgatgaagatgatatcatggGAAAGATGGATGACTAA